The following are encoded in a window of Chlorocebus sabaeus isolate Y175 chromosome 22, mChlSab1.0.hap1, whole genome shotgun sequence genomic DNA:
- the TREX1 gene encoding three-prime repair exonuclease 1 codes for MGSQALPPGPMQTLIFFDMEATGLPFSQPKVTELCLLAVHRCALESPPTSQGPPPTVPPPPRVVDKLSLCVAPGKACSPAASEITGLSTAVLAAHGRQCFDDNLANLLLAFLRRQPQPWCLVAHNGDRYDFPLLQAELAMLGLTSALDGAFCVDSITALKAVERAGSPSEHGPRKSYSLGSIYTRLYGQSPPDSHTAEGDVLALLSICQWRPQALLRWVDAHARPFSTIRPMYGVTASAGTKPRPSAVIAPAHLATTRNTSPSLGERRRPKDLPPMKDPGALPREGLLAPLGLLAVLTLAVATLYGLSLAAPGE; via the coding sequence ATGGGCTCGCAGGCCCTGCCCCCGGGGCCCATGCAGACCCTCATCTTTTTCGACATGGAGGCCACTGGCTTGCCCTTCTCccagcccaaggtcacagagctgtgCCTGCTGGCTGTCCACAGATGTGCCCTGGAGAGCCCCCCCACCTCTCAGGGACCACCTCCCACAGTTCCTCCACCACCGCGTGTGGTAGACAAGCTCTCCCTGTGCGTGGCTCCGGGAAAAGCCTGCAGCCCTGCAGCCAGCGAGATCACAGGTCTGAGCACAGCTGTGCTGGCAGCGCATGGGCGTCAATGTTTCGATGACAACCTGGCCAACCTGCTCCTAGCCTTCCTGCGGCGCCAGCCACAGCCCTGGTGCCTGGTGGCACACAATGGTGACCGCTATGACTTCCCCCTGCTCCAAGCAGAGCTGGCTATGCTAGGCCTCACCAGTGCTCTGGATGGTGCCTTCTGTGtggatagcatcactgcactgaAGGCCGTGGAGCGAGCAGGCAGCCCCTCAGAACACGGCCCAAGGAAGAGCTACAGCCTAGGCAGCATCTACACACGCCTGTATGGACAGTCCCCTCCGGACTCGCACACGGCTGAGGGTGATGTCCTGGCCCTGCTCAGCATCTGTCAGTGGAGACCACAGGCCCTGCTGCGGTGGGTGGATGCTCACGCCAGGCCCTTCAGCACCATCAGGCCCATGTATGGGGTCACAGCCTCTGCTGGGACCAAGCCAAGACCATCTGCTGTCATAGCCCCTGCACACCTGGCCACAACCAGGAACACTAGTCCCAGCCTTGGAGAGAGAAGGAGACCCAAGGATCTTCCTCCAATGAAGGACCCTGGAGCCCTACCCAGGGAGGGGCTGCTGGCACCACTGGGTCTACTGGCCGTCCTGACCTTGGCAGTGGCCACACTGTATGGACTATCCCTGGCTGCACCTGGGGAGTAG